The genomic window GCCCAAAGAACCGCACCATTGCTGCGCTGCGCCGATTTGAGCCGTTTGGGACCTTGACATCATTTCCGTGCCTGTGATACAAAATCCTACCTTCGTTTGAAATTCCCGCCGCCGCCGGTGGACGCCTAACCGATCCAGGCAAATGCTTATGAAACCGAAATTCACGGTGTTTGTCCTCAGCGACAGCGGCACGCCTGTCACCCGCAAAAGCCTCTCCCGCCGCGCTCTTTACCTCCTGGCCGCGACGGCCGCCGTTGTGATCCTGGCCTCGGTGGCGATTTTCTGCGACTACCTTCGTTTGCGGAGCGGTTTGATCGCCGCCCACCGGGATGCGGCCCAGATCGCCCGCCAGAAAGAGGAGATTCATCATCAGCGCCGCCAGATCCAACGCTTCGCCGCCGACATCAACCACCTAAAAAACCGGGTGGCGGCGTTGGACGTGCTGGAACAGGAGATCCGGGCGGCGGCCAATCTAAGCGAAGACGGCGATCAGGAAGGCATCTTCGGGGTGGGCGGACCGCCGCCGGATGACCTGGACACCGAGTTGGCCCTGGCCGAGCGGCACAACAGCCTCATGCGCGATATGCACGCCCAGGTCAGCGTTTTGAAGAGGGCCGCCGGCCAAAAGCAGCAGGACCTGGAAACACTCTTGAGCGGGGTGGAGGCCCAGCGCAACCTGCTGGCCCGTACCCCCACCATCCTGCCCGCCAAGGGGTGGATCTCCTCCCGCTTCGGATACCGCAAGTCCCCGTTCGGCGGCCGCCGCGAGTTTCACAAGGGAGTTGACATTGCAGCCAAAAACCGGTCACCCGTGGTGGCCACCGCCGATGGCGTCGTCACGTTCTCCGGCGCCAAGGCGGCCTACGGCAAAACCATCGTCATCGATCACGGCCACGGCATCGTCACCAGCTACGCCCATCTGTCCAAAACCCTGGTCAAAGCGGGGCGGCATGTCAAACGGGGCGACACGGTCGGCCTGGTGGGCAGCACCGGCCGCAGCACCGGCCCCCATCTACACTATGAAGTCCGCCTCAACGGCATGCCGGTCAATCCCCAGAAGTACGTCCTTCGCTGAAATGCCCGCCCCATCGCCGCTTTTTTTCGACTGCCGGCCCGGACTTTCCCAGGCCCCCCTTCGCTGGGTTGCTTTCCCCCATTTTCCGCGTTTTTTCGTTTACCACCCGTCGGTTCTGCCGGCGGGCAAAGATCCTGATGTTAGCCAGCAGCCGGGGGGTGGCGATAAGTGTTGGCCCTGACGGTGCCGAATATGCCAGATACGCCTTTCATTTTGCCCGAATCGTACTATAACGAGCCCATTCGAAAACGGGTAGGAAATCCCACAGGAGGGGAAAAAGATATATGATGATGAATTTTCTGACCAAGATTTTTGGCAGCAAGAACGAGCGTGAGCTCAAAAAACTGCAGCCGCTCGTCGAGCAAACCAATGCGCTCGAGCCCGACATCCAGAAATTAAGCGACGATCAGCTGCGACACCAGACCGTGCTCTTCCGCGAGCGGCTGGGCCGCGGCGAACCCATGGATGATCTCCTACCGGAAGCCTTTGCGACGGTCCGCGAGGCCTCCCGGCGGGTGCTGAAAATGCGGCATTTCGATGTGCAGCTGATCGGCGGCATGGTCCTGCACCAGGGCCGGATTGCGGAAATGAAGACCGGTGAAGGCAAAACCCTGGTGGCCACCCTGCCGGCCTATCTCAATGCGCTGGGCGGCAAGGGGGTTCACGTGGTCACGGTCAACGACTACCTGGCCCGCCGGGACACCGAGTGGATGGGGCAGGTTTACCGGTTTTTGGGGCTTTCCGTGGGAACCATCC from Desulfobacteraceae bacterium includes these protein-coding regions:
- a CDS encoding peptidoglycan DD-metalloendopeptidase family protein, encoding MKPKFTVFVLSDSGTPVTRKSLSRRALYLLAATAAVVILASVAIFCDYLRLRSGLIAAHRDAAQIARQKEEIHHQRRQIQRFAADINHLKNRVAALDVLEQEIRAAANLSEDGDQEGIFGVGGPPPDDLDTELALAERHNSLMRDMHAQVSVLKRAAGQKQQDLETLLSGVEAQRNLLARTPTILPAKGWISSRFGYRKSPFGGRREFHKGVDIAAKNRSPVVATADGVVTFSGAKAAYGKTIVIDHGHGIVTSYAHLSKTLVKAGRHVKRGDTVGLVGSTGRSTGPHLHYEVRLNGMPVNPQKYVLR